Below is a genomic region from Erigeron canadensis isolate Cc75 chromosome 7, C_canadensis_v1, whole genome shotgun sequence.
CTTAAAATGAGTAGGCTTATGGTCATTGCCAGCACGCACAAATGTCGTTGAGTTGTCAACATTATTAGAGAAAGTAGCCTTGGAATATGTTCTCGATGCCAACAATCTCAACCTATCTCCAAGCATCATGTGATCTATAATATCTTCAAAAACTTTAGTATTGTTTACATGTTCACTTTTTACGGATATTTGGTTTCCTATCCAGGGGCAATCTAGAGCTTTTCTGTTTGAAATTTCTACCCCATCTAATGGCTCAACCTTAACATTTGGAACAGGTTGAGAGGCTAAAGTACGATCAGTCTCACAGTAACTTGACAGCAAACACTGTTTATTAATAATACTTCTACCAGAACATGACTCGGCTCCATGAACATTCTTGTCGTTATTTGAAAATGTTAATGTATCTTCTTGATGTCGATAAATCCATGTAGGAGCATCAGTAGTAATGTCATTTAGCAGATGAGACTCCAAAGTATCACAAGAGGCATAAACATTTCCATCACATTTTTCAATAGTGTCATTTCCTCCCGTTACAGATCTTATTCCACAAATGTCCCATCCACCACTTCCTATTCCAGCACTTGGCAAACTCAAGTCAGCCGATTTTGTAGAAGGGTTTACCGTGGTATACTGTAACAATAAATATAGGCAAGCTCTATCATGTAAGATAAGCATGTGTAACTTTATCCAATAAACTTTGAAAGAAGGAACTACATAAGCCTAGAAGAAATCAATGGTATGTTTTTCAATTGTGTCATTTTACTTTATAAATTTTGAAGCGTTGCATTTTTAGAATTTATAGGAAACCAATCGACACAACCTAGAAAGGAACAGGCTTATTAGACGTCAAAAACATAAGCACGACTTCGTATCAATCCAAAACCAGGTACTGTGGCTTCTGATTTAAATGTGAGGCTGACATTCTACTATCTCATGCAATTGTTTTGGATAGTAGGATAACACGTGTAagcatatttgtatatattgatTAATGATTATAGTGTAGTTTTCAGgtacatttttaaattttttactctttttttcttGGTGTATCGGCCTGTCATTGTCTATCAATGGCTTAAGTTTTGAACGACATGACGGTAGCCGTTTCATGGTCAAACTTGCTTAAGATTCATCGGCCAATGCAACTATACCTCTTAGAAATGACATGCTATGGTTTACCAGTCACAATCATTTATAATATGTATTTGACACATGCTAAATAGCACAACCAGGCTCATCAATCAAAGTCGGGATGGTTGGCAACCCACTTCCGCCAAAGCAGTTGCCCAAACCAATTTTGGAGCCATAATTCAAAATAGCTATTATAAATAACATCACAACATTTCTAAGGTGAGGGTCTTAGATACAACTGCAGGATCCAGATTACAAAACTTGGTATGTAAGACAATGCTGGATATAGATATTTTATTGAGACAATAAACAACAGAGCATGATAAGTTAATAAGAGAGGCCATAAAACTGGATTCGGTCTAATGCTTGTGTAGGTTTTATATCTCAAATCAGACAGATAATAGTGACTAGCCGACTGTTATGTAAACTTATAGATTCAAAGGAACACTGAAGCTACAACACAAATGACCTCAAGCAAACATATTGATTTCTAGTAATTAGATAGCACCTTCTCCATAcagaataaaagaatataaaagatATGATGAGAAACCATATAAAAAGTATTTGCTAATACAACAGAAATATATTTAAGGTTTGAATTACAGTACAAATGTACAATAGATAAGGTGCAGGAAAAGAAAAATTACCTCCATTACTGGTTTGCTAGATCCCACCAATTTCCTGCATATCAAGAcggaaaaattaaaagacaATTAAATAGGAGGCAAATCAACAACATCAGCAATGAAGAGAAGTATGTAATCTGATCCTTGCACTAGCAGTACCAGCAGGCACTGTAACAAACACTACTGAACAAACAAGaacaaatataaagaaaaagaaacaaaatttgTGACTATAGAGGCAAGACCTAGATAGCAGCATTCTCTGTCGTTCTTTCAGCACAACATGATCAAAATCCTCAAAGAAATCATCGGACATTTCATTATCATCAGTACTAGAAGGGCATTGGCAGTTCAGCAACTGAACTACAGATTCATCTTCAGCAGTAGTACACTCCTTCTCTAATTTGTGTGATAGCATTCTGGCATGCAAGGGGGGCGTCCTAACAGTATGAGTGGTGCCTGTCATATCAACAATTAAATGGAGTCATTGCTAAACTTAATAAGCAATACATACACACTTAAAAGTCCATATTGCGAAACTCAAAAGGAAATGCATAGTGGTCACCGCATGTATCTTAAAGTGTATGATCGAAGCATCTGGAACCAGCCtataagttcttttttttttttgtatgttctCTTTTGTAGAGTTAAAGGGTGAGACCAGACTAATTAGCTAAATGAAAGTATGAAACGTATAAAACACTCGAGAGTTGAGAGCATCACTGCATCAGCATCAAGAATATTACCATGCTGACTCTGTTTGCATGAGGCACTGTTAGACCTTCCCTCACTGTCATCTTGATCATATTGAAAACCCTGCACATGAAAGAACCTGTTACCTGGTCATTAATCATCTTGGAAAAAGGTATATAACAAAAATCAGGTTGATTCTCAATAACAtatcatatattataataatcgCATCGGTCTACACATACTACTTTTCAGAACAGTGTAACTCACGAGTCAACATAAATACTGAAAACAAAGCAACCACACAAGGCCACAACTTCTTGAAATCCTCAATTTTATAGGTTTGCACTACGACTATGCCTCCAACCAAAAAAGAGCACCACTATTGACTAGGGTGGTAGGGCCTCAACCTACTCTTATTAATGTCCATCAAAGAAGACTAGCTAAAAATCAATTAACCCTGTCATCATTTAAGGCTTCACAGAAAAAATTGGTGTATTTGACAACATTTATACTTTTTGTATTTAATCAATGGGAAAATCTGTTATTATGAAAAATGTGGCTAACCATTTTGTAGAAATGATAGTAAACTCAAAACTACATACACGGAAACATGTAAAGCAACAGAACTTCAATCATTGTTACATTTTTGTGTATCATACGCATTATTAATAGCATTTTAAATCAGACACAAACTCACTACCAATTGTAAATCAAGGGACAAGTGCATGGGAATGTATTAACAAGATGCTGATTAAAAGGGCATTCAAGGTTTGCTTCGGTTACACTTTTGGCCTATGTCTAACCAATTGACCATTAAAGTTGATATTTTAATACTGTTGCCGATGAGATcttatctctactacattataaagcatttgttccctccaaaaattttcaacttttcaacaatatacacctactaatgcataatgtacaatacatctatatacatctcaaccactcatttttctctctcctcaaatctcaaccactcatttttctctctcttccataaatcattttattcctctaatttttcaaaatcttttatctcaaaaatcatgcatcaataaatcataaaaattatatgggtattctcaaaatttcatgctctttcattagagatgttattcgatatacttttgacgaattttaaatccgagggctaagacatttggctatcacactttatgacatatcacctcctatgacctatcacctccaccatcttaccgccgcaacgcgcgggtatttTCTCTCGTtatgttaaaataatataatattttacggCTTCTTAATTAATTTGTCTTGACATTTCTCATTAGCCACATCAACAAAATACAAGCATGTTATGATATGGTAAACATTAAACTGTGATATCTAGGgtcatatatacacaacaacTTACGGAATAGACACAAAAAGTTCGATGACCAGGTAAGGAGAAAACAAAATGTACAATAATATTTCTAGACAACTAACCTTATATATTATACGGAAAAAATTGTATTAAACTTACGCGGGAATTGCGAAAACCGTCTTCCTTGTTAACAGCAACATTTGGATATCTAGTAtggaaacaaaagaaaatatatatataagtaacaaatcgaattttaaaaaaaaaaataaaaaaaaaagaaatgaaatcaCTTACATGATGTTTTGGGATATgagttgtttttgttgtttagcATGTAACATCTTCAAACGTTGTTTAAGTGGAAGGCATTCGAGGTCTCGTGACTCGGATTTCGGAAGTTTGGTAGACGAAGTCATTGTTGTATAAGTAATACTACTATTGAAAGAAGAAATAAATTAGTTGATCAAATTCATAAATCGAGAGTTAGGGTTTAGAAATTAAAGTACAGAAAATTAAATAATCTTTGTACAAcgttttaaaattaattaatactgtaTATATGATGGTTCTcgttgcaaaaaaaaaatgatattactAAAAGAAATAATGTAGTGGAAAAGGGGAGTACCTTCTTTCAAGCACACTAATGTTAACAAATTGGGTTTGATCAATCTCATAAAACAAATATGCAGGCCCGCCGCCGGATATAGCAGATGGAGGGAGGGTGAGTGGTCGCCGGATTTTTGAAATAGGAGGAACGGGGATCGATTGTTGTTGGGATTGTGTGTGCGTGTGTTTGGTTGAGTGTCTGTTTTTTGTATTTGTGGGTTACATGTGTTTATCAGGAAGTTCTTACAAagcatattggtttttcttttttttttttatatatataaaaaggtgtAATAGGTTTTATAAAAGAAGTTTTAAAGCTTGAAGTTAAATAAAGCTTTTCCTCAATTAGCCTTGTATCCGCGTAATGTGGCGGAACATAAGAATAAAACATTGGTTAAGTAacggtaccgtgttattacatgaatgtatgattcaactaagtgtttcttagtccggtCAGAAAGTGCAAATCGcccgttgttgttttagagtgagcgtAATTATGTTGATGGATTACTAAATTCAGTAACGCATGTGTGTTTATGTGAATAACTTCAGGGAAGTAAATAGACACATGTAAGGGTTTgatggtagtatagattaaaagggtaaagtAGAGATTTTAAatgtagagtgttaaattttaagaggtaatttgtttatattgGTAGTATAGATAGTTATTTTTCCTCGAAtggtaaaaagaattttaaaacttaaagttaagtaaaatatattcattagtACAAAAGTAGTTTTCTTACAAAACCTTAACCTTAAATAAAGCTTAAGGTTTAATTTCAATAGCTTTTTTTTACtccaatgataaaaataataataataataataataataataataataataataataataataataataataagtttaaagcttaaatttaaataaaatatattcatttagtaaaaaattagtagaaattaagtttttcatcaaaaattatattttaattaacttcaagctttcaaaagtttttttccattttagtaCAAGACCTACACCTTTTTACAAGAAAAGCTATTGCAATTAAACCATTGGGGATGCTCTTAGATAGTTAGATGATAGGGTTCGGAAAttattgtaagggtattttgggtaaaAAGGAGTGTAGGTTGAGAGAGATGTTGAATTAATAAGGATGATTTAGGTTTAATACAGGTAGAGAATTAAAATTGAAGGgcgattttttaatttattatggagtaaagataaagatattaaattattaacctTAAAAAGCTCGGTATTTACTCCTAGTATAATAATTTTGGGGGCCTTAATAGTTAGTGGGCCTTAGGCTTGTGCCTAACCCACTACTATTATTAGGCCGGCTATTTAGAAGGTTTACCTTTGAAAAAATAACTAAATGTTGAAATGTGAATAAGAGGAAGGAAGAGGGAGCTTTGTTTGTTGTGTTGGATTAAGGATGAGCACGGGTTTTGACCCAGTTTGACCGGTTCGGGCTCGGTTAACCCGGTTTGAACCgaaactttcttttttcttttcaaattgaaTGAGAGAGATGAAAGAATATAAATGGCATTCTACTTCTTAAGTTTTTGTCTTCTTtaaacttcatcatcatcttttgtcTTCACCATTATTCACCATCATTCATGATTAATAAAACGCTTGTTAatgactgttaaaaaaaattatcattatatatactcctttattaatttttcacaccccttatttttagaaataggtACATACAGAATTattaaattatctttaataaacacCAACTATGGAAATAGTTTTATAAAACACCAAATTGcgcttaatgaattaatttacactctaaactttattttaataattaacactttaagactttattttataaaaatttcaactatcacaattatatcaacTTACAGCACATgacaccatcaccaccaccaatagtatcATTAcggacaccactagaccgccttccccaccactgccgccgcattgcgcgggtaccgtgctcgtagttatgtaagaaaaaaaatagagtATCTAATGTTACTAGCtgtttctctttttcttctatGTGTTTGAACAactatgtgtgtatatatgtgtgtttgtgtgtgtggaGATATTGTTTGATCTTagtaaaaaactgaaaaagatATTGTAGAGATGTGTGTGATAAAGTCTAATATAGAGTTAGGTAACTCAGTGTCCATTATTTTGCCATTGGGCTTTATCTCTTGTttctataattattttatttaaacaaaaatgtaatttagtAACATAGAATACTTCCAAGTTTGAGACCTACACTAgtatattctatatattttaCCATTTGATCATTTGTTGTAATCGATGGATATAGAAAAAGGCATTTTATTACATGAATTATTTTGAAGTTCatattcattatatttattttatttataataataataataataataataataataataataataataataataataatttaatattaaaagaaacttaaatacccaaaaatcacgttaaaatatatgaaaataccaatttttttcaaattttcataaaatactCATAAAATCGCAAATCAAATTTGCGATTCAGACTCAAAATCGCAAGTCTGATTTGTGATTTCcgattttataaaaactaaaaaaaattggatatttttatatatttaaagtgattttttgGAATTGAAGTTATTTTCTCATTCGTAGTTTAGTTACTAGGCCACACAAACACCAgcccataatatatatatatatatatattctgtacAAAACAAATGGATGGATAAGTTATTccaaatctatatctatataactaTCCACATCTTTTGTTTGTGTATTTGTATCATAAGCTGTTAATGTGTACACAACTACCACCTTAATTACTTTACATGTTCTGAAACAATCGAATATTCCCATTAGATCACGTACATTTGAGTCATGACTTGTATCTAACCTCGTACATTTGAGCCAAGACTTGGTCTTTCTTATACAAGGATTCATTGACCCATTTTACTTGCAGTGGGCATGATCAATGGTTCATGACAACATTTTTATTCTTGCCTTTACCTGGAACCCTTgagtaatttattttttttaaataaaaaaagctgTTTAATTATGTGAAGAAAATGGGCAAAAATAAGATTTCTTCGTACACATtcatatagataaaataaaaactaataattgGAAAATTTAAAACACAGATAGATTCGTCGAAAATACTACTATCACCAAAGTAACACAAGAATAGGCAACCGATTGACAGGGTACCGCATTGCACATGTTTGAAATGGTCCTAATAATAATACAGTATCTAATAACTTCTCCACAGAAGGATATTACAACGTACAATGTTATATTTTTCCAAGAATAGACTAGAAACTGCCGAGCACATTGAAGAAATGTGGCTCTATCAGGATCAAAATTTGTCATACTTTCACGATTGTTTTTACCATCTTCTACATCTTGATGCAAATCAAGAATCTTCTACTAATGTTCGTCAAGACGAACACTGAACAGCATATGAAGTTTGACAGAGGGTAAGGCAGTGAGCATATACTAGAGCAAAAGCTCTGCAACAGACAGTAAGGGTAAACATATCATTCCTCTCTATGTTAAAATTATGATTAgaggtaaaaaaaataacagcTGGGTACGGTTTGGTAACAGGTTGAAACGGGTCATTACTTTAGTACAGATCAAAACAGATGAGGCCAGGTTCAGTCAATCTGCAAACACTTGACCGTtctttttctttacttgttAATGTATAACAAATCCTTGCTTAtgatttataaaaactattcaTACTATATGCATTAAACACACTTTGAGTGACTTTCAAAACGTTTGGCACGTTTGCCATTaagccaaaagaaaaagaactcatttgacccgttaaagataaaaataaccCAAAACGAACCATTGCCTaaatcataagttgacaaaacCGCCCCTATTAATACTTTTGCTCTGAACCAGAAAGTATATAAAACAACAAATTACCTGAGCTAAGCAAGTACTTGTGAACGAATCACGAGGGGGTATGTGCTACAAATTCCACTGCTCCAACACTGCATATATGTAACGATTAAACATCAAACACCAATTCCTTTATGATAATACTACTGTCACAAGTCTGGTAACTTGtattgatataactttaaaTCCATTTTAAAAACTACTCATATCATCCTTTTGAAGGCAAATTGCATCACAAGAAATGTACTTTTGGTCAATTAACCTAAAATTTTATTACACAATCGATACTTCTATAACAGTAAACATCTGGTTACCTGAGTAATAGAACTTCAAACAGCTTAATTACATCCAAACACTTATTCTACATCCTAATTTACTAGTTTATGTATCTActagtttaattatttatttcgATATTTCATAATCACATAATACTTTCATTATGCAAATAGGACATCTCTAATATGGTCAGAAGGACAATGTTATTACTAACAATCTTGACCCTCCAATTGTGCCACACAAGCATCTCGGATATGAATACAAGGGTACTTACAACAGATAACAGTGGCCCCTGTTTGTACTTGTTATGGAATGAAAATGTTAGAGGCTTTGGGTCATCTCCAGGCCCTCTGATGAAACCACTGAATCATAAAATTCACAATTAGCTGAAACTGTAGAAGGGTTTCTTTTGCTGAACTTAAAAACATATCAAAGCAATAAAACCTCATAAAAAACAAGTCAGATGATGAAGAACTGACATTAAAGATGGTGTGATGAGAGTAGCCCTTTTAACGTCATAAATGGCGATTAGACCCTTGCACAGTTCATTGCCATCTTTAAATGACACAGCCAGACGCTCTCCTGAAGCATCCCATGCTATCTTCTCAATACCTCCACTGTAATATCAATGACAAGAAACTCTATTCACTTAGAATgcatattataaaatataaatataaggaGCCATTACTTATTTGCCTGCATAAATGGATACTAATAAGCGGAAATCCATATCATCCCTCACACTATGGGGTAGAGCTGTTGAACATATGCTATAAACGGTAACATATTACTCATTGATATAAaggaatacatatatatatatatagttaatctTCTTATTAATGACAAAAGAATGTGTGGTTTACAGTAAGAACTTTGAAAAGAGATGAGTTGCATATCATTTAATCAAGAGAAGTAAAACAGACCAGAGCTATAAGAAGCAACAAGGTAGCAACACTCAAACTAACAACTGGAAAAACTATGAACTACAGGTTTTTGATAAGGATACAAGAGAAGCAAATCAACTTCATGGCATGATACATATAGGTTTGTATAATtaagaaacaaaatataacGCACATATATAAACCAAAAGGCAACTTGTATGTCCTCTACCTGTTGGTTAAAGACTTCAGCTCCGGCAACTCAACGGGTAGCAGGTGTGCATCTGAAGAAAATTGTCATAAAAAATGGATCATGGAATCTAGACTATAAAGATGGCAATGTAGATACAGAAACCTTGAAGGAGTCGATTCTGAACAAGCATGAGAAAAGTTACTCTCAGATAACAAAAGCAAGCAAGAAGATAAGTCAATGATACTTGGTTATGCATCTGGGAATATTTCATGGAACTATTGGTGATATATAGGGTTATTCGCAAGACAAGCATACTACCCTGATAGTTTATACCTGATTTAAATATTAGATACATAAGTGGCTTCAAAGAGCCTTTTAGCCAAGTTCAACACAATTTAGGGATTTTCTTCTGCATATTATTGAAATTTCAGTGCTGATGTTGTAGATCTCGCATAATAGATACAAGGGTAGAATTTAgggtatgttcttgagtttttttttaagggaaaGGAAAGGGTTATGAGGGATTTTAAAAaactgtgttcttgagttttatttaaaagaagaagagaaaataaAGGAAAAGATATGGAAGGAGAATTCAATAGATTTTATTAAGGATATTTTCTTCCCAAATTTGGGAtgatttgaaaagaaagaaaaactacTCCTTCTCTTCCATTTATTTCTCTTCTCTTCTTCCCTCTTCCgttataaaaaaactcaagaacacaggcTTAAGATATCAGAAGCTGTTGATCTATTGACTTCCTTTAAAGAACTTCCCGAGCTGCTCACACTTTCACAATGTTCATGAAGCACGGGAATACAGGATGTGtctaaaacattttaaaaacctgATCATCGAGCAGTTTGTAACTTCTGGGACTGCTATAACTCTGAAAGATTAATAGACTAACTTTAACTTAAGATATTATGGGaagtttaatatgtttttactCCATTTGTTATGCTTCCTTCTGCAATTTGGTTACTATGTGGTGTTTAAACAGAGCCTTTTGACCATTCAGTCAGGAACTGAATTATTACAATCTGACCATTATATCCTTACACTTGAAAAATCTTCTTAAGTATCCAAATAAGCAACAAAAGCTCTGATTGTTGGAG
It encodes:
- the LOC122608177 gene encoding uncharacterized protein LOC122608177; translation: MTSSTKLPKSESRDLECLPLKQRLKMLHAKQQKQLISQNIIYPNVAVNKEDGFRNSRGFQYDQDDSEGRSNSASCKQSQHGTTHTVRTPPLHARMLSHKLEKECTTAEDESVVQLLNCQCPSSTDDNEMSDDFFEDFDHVVLKERQRMLLSRKLVGSSKPVMEYTTVNPSTKSADLSLPSAGIGSGGWDICGIRSVTGGNDTIEKCDGNVYASCDTLESHLLNDITTDAPTWIYRHQEDTLTFSNNDKNVHGAESCSGRSIINKQCLLSSYCETDRTLASQPVPNVKVEPLDGVEISNRKALDCPWIGNQISVKSEHVNNTKVFEDIIDHMMLGDRLRLLASRTYSKATFSNNVDNSTTFVRAGNDHKPTHFKSSKPFLRKMPRKRRRTVTDSIETALEEDAPGLLQVLVEKGVLLDEIKLYGEGEGEEALDESLVAESFSELEDVITKIFSQHQSFFKLAPVRGVRGEKASYCLACLISLVEQARYLRIRKSPVEWGWCRDLQSFIFVFEKHNRIVLERPEYGFATYFFELVDALPVHWQINRLVTTMKLTSCSRITLIENRALTVGDDLTEGEARVLMEYGWIPDSGLGTMLNYCDRVVHDRKNEFESDSSEWRSKIAKLLTDGYNGGIIVPNDIPKKVMEYGVGQSPQIKLEQ